Proteins encoded by one window of Lycium barbarum isolate Lr01 chromosome 11, ASM1917538v2, whole genome shotgun sequence:
- the LOC132618079 gene encoding uncharacterized protein LOC132618079 isoform X1, with the protein MNFVQRESGLIGYGYRTGKNNLEMKKESTSVHILTFRDHLLHHSVYKNPFFSLPLFILTINILIRETKKKKEKIERERWHHQEGCKEKWLIAVKKSSIILDAFLYIIKLRLQLEAIQREYHNFLNHVQEVKVEKLIGTRFLVKVTCKKEKDVLVSILEAFEEMKLSVAQARVTRKYFFGMEAIVEAENETNLDVKALTKALQMAIHKQSIM; encoded by the exons ATGAATTTTGTGCAACGCGAATCCGGATTAATTGGGTATGGATACCGAACAGGGAAAAACAACCTAGAGATGAAAAAAGAGAGTACGTCAGTACATATCTTGACATTCCGTGATCACCTATTACATCATTCCGTCTATAAAAACCCCTTCTTTTCACTCCCTTTATTCATTCTTACCATCAACATATTAATAAgagagaccaaaaaaaaaaaagaaaaaatagagagagagagatggcaTCATCAAGAAGGGTGCAAAGAAAAATGGCTGATCGCA GTTAAAAAGAGCTCTATAATATTGGATGCCTTCCTTTACATCATCAAGCTGAGACTCCAGCTAGAAGCTATCCAAAGAGAGTATCACAACTTCTTAAACCATGTCCAA GAAGTGAAGGTGGAGAAGCTTAttgggacaagatttttggtgaAAGTGACTTGCAAAAAGGAGAAAGATGTGCTAGTATCAATTTTGGAGGCGTTTGAAGAGATGAAACTAAGTGTTGCCCAAGCTAGGGTTACAAGGAAGTACTTCTTTGGGATGGAAGCTATAGTTGAAGCTGAAAATGAAACTAATTTGGATGTAAAAGCTTTGACTAAAGCACTTCAAATGGCTATCCATAAGCAAAGTATAATGTAG
- the LOC132618079 gene encoding uncharacterized protein LOC132618079 isoform X2 translates to MASSRRVQRKMADRSKLHQLRTLTNSKSVKKSSIILDAFLYIIKLRLQLEAIQREYHNFLNHVQEVKVEKLIGTRFLVKVTCKKEKDVLVSILEAFEEMKLSVAQARVTRKYFFGMEAIVEAENETNLDVKALTKALQMAIHKQSIM, encoded by the exons atggcaTCATCAAGAAGGGTGCAAAGAAAAATGGCTGATCGCAGTAAGCTTCACCAATTACGAACACTTACTAACTCCAAATCA GTTAAAAAGAGCTCTATAATATTGGATGCCTTCCTTTACATCATCAAGCTGAGACTCCAGCTAGAAGCTATCCAAAGAGAGTATCACAACTTCTTAAACCATGTCCAA GAAGTGAAGGTGGAGAAGCTTAttgggacaagatttttggtgaAAGTGACTTGCAAAAAGGAGAAAGATGTGCTAGTATCAATTTTGGAGGCGTTTGAAGAGATGAAACTAAGTGTTGCCCAAGCTAGGGTTACAAGGAAGTACTTCTTTGGGATGGAAGCTATAGTTGAAGCTGAAAATGAAACTAATTTGGATGTAAAAGCTTTGACTAAAGCACTTCAAATGGCTATCCATAAGCAAAGTATAATGTAG
- the LOC132620251 gene encoding uncharacterized protein LOC132620251, producing MIKVDLQKAYDTVDWGSLEQVLECLGFPYKFIDDLLMFAKKEPRSIALLHEQFQIFLAASGLQANMSKSVVYYGGVSDAIKHEIQQLLGYNQGELPFMYLAIPLAPRKLKVVEWQPLIKIISRVSSWSTRKLSYAGRVPLVKSVLFVIQSYWAQMFVIPAKVMKNIEGYCRSFI from the exons ATGATCAAGGTTGACTTGCAAAAAGCATATGATACAGTTGACTGGGGATCCTTGGAGCAAGTGCTGGAGTGTCTTGGTTTCCCTTACAAATTCATTG ATGATTTACTCATGTTTGCAAAAAAGGAACCAAGATCAATTGCCTTACTACATGAACAATTTCAGATTTTCTTAGCAGCTTCAGGATTGCAAGCAAACATGTCCAAGAGTGTTGTGTACTATGGAGGAGTTTCAGATGCTATTAAACATGAGATCCAACAACTCCTGGGGTACAACCAAGGTGAATTACCTTTCATGTATCTTGCCATACCTTTGGCCCCCAGAAAGCTGAAAGTTGTCGAGTGGCAACCATTAATTAAGATTATATCTAGAGTATCATCTTGGTCAACAAGAAAGTTATCCTATGCAGGGCGAGTGCCGTTGGTCAAATCAGTTCTTTTTGTCATACAGTCTTATTGGGCCCAAATGTTTGTTATCCCAGCTAAGGTAATGAAAAATATAGAAGGATATTGCAGGAGTTTTATTTGA